In Streptococcus respiraculi, one DNA window encodes the following:
- a CDS encoding sugar transferase — protein sequence MINETLMVKEEKDVLAPYRTILAGKKVDLACKYLFDRVMAILLIILFSPMLLFFAVWIKLDSPGSVFYRQERITQHGRKFKIYKFRTMVADADKKGSLVTVGNDSRITRVGNLIRKYRLDEIPQLFNVLTGDMSFVGVRPEVEKYTDCYTDEMNATLLLPAGITSPASIAYSDEDMLMEKYMDLGMTADEAYVQKVLPDKMVYNLDYIRTFSFWNDIQIMFQTVIKVVK from the coding sequence ATGATTAATGAAACGTTGATGGTTAAAGAAGAGAAGGATGTATTGGCTCCCTATCGAACGATTCTTGCAGGGAAAAAAGTTGATTTGGCTTGTAAATACCTATTCGATAGAGTGATGGCCATCCTCTTGATTATCCTATTTTCACCTATGTTATTATTTTTTGCTGTTTGGATAAAACTCGACAGTCCGGGATCTGTTTTCTATCGCCAAGAGCGCATTACCCAACATGGAAGAAAATTTAAAATTTATAAATTTCGGACAATGGTGGCAGATGCCGATAAAAAAGGCAGTTTAGTGACAGTCGGAAATGATAGTCGGATTACCCGAGTAGGTAACTTGATTCGGAAATACCGCCTGGATGAAATTCCACAACTCTTTAATGTGTTGACCGGAGATATGAGCTTTGTCGGTGTCAGACCTGAAGTTGAAAAATATACAGATTGTTACACAGATGAGATGAATGCGACCCTGCTATTGCCAGCAGGGATTACCTCGCCAGCAAGTATCGCCTATAGCGATGAAGATATGCTCATGGAAAAATACATGGATCTTGGGATGACAGCGGATGAAGCCTATGTGCAGAAGGTATTGCCTGACAAGATGGTCTATAACTTAGACTATATTCGAACGTTCTCGTTTTGGAATGATATTCAGATTATGTTTCAGACCGTCATTAAAGTAGTAAAGTGA
- a CDS encoding glycosyltransferase, with product MIGIGKKFSVLLSLYIKENPRYLQECFDSLLIQTLPAAEWVIVEDGPLSQELYQVLDNYQDRYPGLIKRVPLERNVGLGLALREGMLHCSYELVARMDTDDIAHKDRFEKQLACFEKDTGLDICGSHILEFDTDPQQPNAVRKVPLEHDEIMRYQKSRSAFNHVTVMFKKSSVLKAGNYEDAPLMEDDMLWVRMLLSGAKGMNIDDYLVDVRTGAGMIERRGGFAYLKKYCNGRKKILETGFISHFDYYKTVAIQTIVALVPNEIRLWIFTKLLRNKNELSEL from the coding sequence ATGATAGGAATAGGAAAAAAGTTTAGTGTCTTACTGTCTTTGTATATAAAAGAAAATCCTCGCTATTTGCAGGAGTGTTTTGATAGTTTATTGATCCAAACTTTGCCTGCTGCGGAGTGGGTTATTGTAGAAGATGGACCACTGTCACAAGAATTGTACCAGGTATTGGATAACTATCAGGACCGATATCCAGGGCTCATCAAACGGGTGCCACTTGAGCGGAATGTTGGTCTAGGATTGGCCTTGAGAGAAGGGATGTTGCATTGTAGCTATGAATTGGTTGCGCGGATGGATACGGATGATATTGCGCATAAAGATCGATTTGAAAAGCAGTTGGCATGCTTTGAGAAGGATACTGGACTAGACATTTGTGGCAGTCACATACTTGAGTTTGATACAGATCCTCAGCAACCTAACGCGGTCCGTAAGGTTCCTTTAGAGCATGATGAGATTATGCGCTATCAAAAGAGCAGAAGTGCATTTAATCATGTAACAGTCATGTTTAAGAAGAGTAGCGTTTTAAAAGCAGGAAATTATGAAGATGCTCCTCTGATGGAGGATGATATGCTCTGGGTAAGAATGTTACTTTCAGGAGCTAAAGGTATGAACATTGATGACTATCTAGTCGATGTCCGAACAGGCGCTGGTATGATTGAAAGACGTGGCGGTTTTGCATATCTGAAAAAATATTGTAACGGCCGTAAAAAGATTTTAGAAACAGGGTTTATTAGTCATTTTGATTATTATAAAACTGTTGCGATTCAAACAATTGTAGCACTGGTTCCTAATGAAATCCGTTTGTGGATTTTTACAAAATTATTGCGTAACAAAAATGAATTATCAGAGCTATAG
- a CDS encoding DegT/DnrJ/EryC1/StrS family aminotransferase, whose translation MKKKNIPFSPPDITEEEIAEVVDALKSGWITTGPKTKKFEQELSHYTGTNKTVCLNSATAGLELVLRVLGVGPGDEVIVPAMTYTASCSVIEHVGARPVIVDIQADHFEMDYAAVEKSITSHTKVIIPVELAGIPCDHNRIFEIVEKYRSTFVAESPLQEVFGRIVVLSDSAHAFGASYKGRKIGNVADFTAFSFHAVKNLTTAEGGAVTWKSHPNLDDEDLYRQFQIFSLHGQTKDALAKTKLGAWEYDIVIPGFKCNMTDIMASIGLAQLKRYEGLLERRAEIVAAYNQAFEGTAIHSLDHFHDDYVSSMHLYITYIEGITMEERNQIIEKMAEAGIACNVHYKPLPLLTAYANMGFDIKEYPNAYHYFEQTLTLPLHTQLSDEDVEYITDNLNRIVASVKGTV comes from the coding sequence ATGAAAAAGAAAAATATCCCCTTTTCTCCTCCAGATATTACAGAGGAAGAAATTGCAGAGGTTGTCGATGCCCTAAAATCAGGTTGGATTACAACGGGACCGAAAACCAAAAAATTTGAACAAGAATTATCACATTATACTGGAACAAATAAAACAGTCTGCCTCAATTCAGCGACTGCGGGCTTGGAACTGGTACTGCGTGTTTTAGGAGTCGGACCTGGAGATGAGGTCATTGTTCCAGCCATGACTTATACTGCGTCATGTAGTGTGATTGAACATGTCGGTGCAAGACCTGTGATTGTTGATATTCAAGCAGACCATTTTGAAATGGATTATGCTGCTGTAGAAAAATCCATTACGAGTCACACAAAAGTCATCATTCCAGTTGAGTTAGCAGGGATTCCATGCGACCATAATCGGATTTTTGAGATAGTTGAGAAATATCGTTCCACATTCGTAGCTGAATCTCCCCTTCAAGAAGTCTTTGGACGCATTGTTGTACTGTCAGATAGTGCACACGCTTTTGGTGCTTCTTATAAGGGAAGAAAGATTGGAAATGTTGCAGACTTTACTGCCTTTTCATTCCATGCTGTTAAAAATTTGACGACGGCAGAAGGTGGAGCGGTGACCTGGAAATCTCATCCAAACTTAGATGATGAAGACTTGTATCGCCAATTTCAAATTTTCTCGCTTCATGGGCAAACCAAGGATGCCTTGGCTAAGACTAAGCTAGGAGCGTGGGAGTATGACATTGTGATTCCAGGATTTAAATGCAACATGACAGATATCATGGCCTCTATTGGTTTAGCTCAGTTGAAACGCTATGAAGGATTGCTAGAGCGTCGAGCAGAAATTGTTGCAGCCTATAATCAAGCATTTGAGGGAACAGCTATTCATTCCTTAGATCATTTTCACGATGATTATGTTTCTTCAATGCACTTGTACATCACTTATATTGAAGGCATTACAATGGAAGAACGCAATCAAATTATTGAGAAAATGGCAGAAGCAGGTATTGCTTGCAATGTACATTATAAACCCTTACCACTTCTAACAGCCTATGCTAATATGGGATTTGACATCAAAGAGTATCCAAATGCCTACCATTATTTTGAACAGACACTCACTCTACCACTCCATACCCAACTAAGTGATGAAGATGTAGAGTATATTACAGACAATCTAAATCGGATTGTGGCGAGTGTGAAAGGAACCGTATGA